A stretch of DNA from Halobacillus litoralis:
GGATTGTGGAAGACTCAGTTTCGAGATGTGTCCGGGGTTCGTTGCCTTGTTGGGCGTTAGGGGTGGTCGGGAAGCTACTCGCTTTCCTGCGGGGATGACGGCAAGCCTCCTCGTGCTACGCACTGCGGGGTCTCGCCGTCATCCCCGCGGGAGTCTCGCAGTTTCCCAACCACCCCTTTCGATGTATTCGTAAAACGAACCCCTTTGCTCAAAGAGACTGCCTTCCACTCTTCCGCTCTTATAAGCATAAGGCCTTCTCTATTTCAGAATCCAAATAAACATAAGGGTGAAGTGTAACGCCCACATTTCCATCGAGCTTGAAAGCTTCTTATTCCAGAAGTGGTTTCGAGACACTTATAAAATTAAGGGGCGGAGCGAACCTTTTCCCGTAGCCCCTAAAATCACACAAACGTCTCGGAACTGTGTCTTCAAGTATAGGGAGCTATTGTGGAAGAATGGAATGGGTGATTTTTTTAATGGAAATTTGCTGTTCAAGCAGGAATATCGACGTCGTATGACAAAAGTAAATAATGAACAGCTATTCATTCAAGGAGGCACAACAATGAAGACATACTACTTAACTGTATTCGAAAAAGATGGGACCAATGTTCTCGATGAAAACTTCCAAGCAGAAAATGATGACCAGGCAAAGAAAATAGGGGCAGAGAAACTTGAGGAGAAAGGGTACAGCAATCACACCCATCGCTGCGCTGCACCTGAAGGACATTTAGTTTTGTTCCACAGATAACACGAAAAACAATGTAAAACCATAAAAAGTCGCGCTTCTAGGCGCGACTTTTTACTATTTACCTTGAAATTCCGGCTTTCTTTTATTCAAGAAGGCTTCAACCCCTTCTCTATGATCAGCGGTTTGAAGTAACCGCCATTGGTTTTCACGTTCTTTCTCCAAGTAGTGAGATAAACGTTCCATTCCATGCTGGTGATACATTTCTTTTGTAGCAATCATGGATTTCAATGGACGGCTGCTCCACTCTTCCGCGAGACGTGCTGCTTCTTCTTGGACAGGTCCATTGACGACGATATCCACAAGTTTATGATCATAGGCTTCTTTTGCTCTCATTTGCTGCCCTTCCCAAGCAAAATGTTTAGCCTGATGTGTCCCTAAACGTTCCTGCAGCCAAAAATGACCTCCACCATCTGGAGCTAATCCAATACCTATAAAGTTCATAGATAATTTGGCGTCTGGTTCAGCTATGACATAATCAGCCGATAAAGCAATACTTAACCCTAGACCTACCACAGGCCCATGCAATGCGGATATCACAATTTTCTGCATGGAATAAAAGGTTTTCACAATGGTTTCAATATTATCCATGACTTCATCATAAGTATCTCTGTCAGACACCTCTTTCATCATGCTCAAATCTCCACCTGCGCAAAATCCTTCTCCATCTCCATATAAAAGTACAATTTGTGCCTCTGACCGCCTCACTTCACGAGCTGCTTCAGCGAATTCTGCTAATAGTTCTGCATTCAATGCATTGTATTTTTCTCCTCGGGCAATTTTCAAATGAACCACATTTCCCTTTTCCTCTACAATGAAATGCTTCATGATTATGGTTTTCCTCCTATATTTGGAAAAATTCTTCTTGGTTTAGTTTTTCGTCATGAAGCACCCACTTTCCTGCAAGAGACGACAAAAAATCCAATTCATGATTAAGAACTATGTAGACATGAATGATAGAAGGCTTATAGTCTGCGGGCTGAATGCAGGCCTCCCGAAGTGCCCTACAGTTAGGAATGGCCACAAAAAAAGGAGCTGGTTCACCAGCTCCTTTTGATTACTATTTATTGTTGTGGTTCTTCAGGGTTGCCGTAAAGCTCTTCAAGAGGCTTCGTAATGATACGGCTGATATCGTTGATGACAGTGTTCAAGCGCTGCTCTTCTTCCATAAGCTTGGAGATTTGAGGGTGTTGTTGTACAAGCTCAACAACTTTACGAGCCTGTTCTACTTCCTCCTCAGAAATTTCCTCTCCTTGCATCTGCTTTTGTTGAAGAGTGATTTGTGTTTGACGGAAATCGTCGAACATTTTTTTAGCAGCTTCGTCGTTCATAACTGCTTCATATGCTTCTTTCAATCCGTTGAATTCCTCACTATTACGGATTGCTTTTTCTAGATCATACGCGTAATCATATAGATTTGCCATAAAAATAAGTACCTCCTAAGTTTTCGTTCTGATACTCCTCCCCCACTATAACAAACTCCTATACGTCTGTATAGGAATACACCATTATCCGAAAAATAGCACAATAATGGCCTGAAGCAAGCCGATCATTCCTCCTAGTAAAGCACCCAGATAGGTAATCATTTTAAATTCCCTCCTGCAAATACCAAGAACCATTTCTTCAAGACGTTCGACTTGGAAAGCTTCGACTTCCTCTTGAACAATTTCAGATAAACGCAGCTGCGTCATCATGCTCTCCACCTTGGCCGATAATAAATCACTGATTTGATCAACAGCAGCCGGAACGAAGGTTTGAAGAATTTTTTCTTCATAAGGACTTGTCCATTCCTCCACCGTTTTTGCCATCCACTGATCTACAGGTAATGCCTGTGCCACGAGCTCACCAAGCTTCGTGCCAACGGTTTCACGACCGATTTGGTCTTCATACCATGCCACTCGCTTCGTCAAAAGTTTTTCTTTCTCCGTATGCAGCATCGTTTCCAGCCAATCCTTCATTTCCCGGTCAGATACATATTTAAGAATCAGTGGATAAATACGCTCTGTAAGCCCGTCTGGTCCCATGAAAGATGATATCATATTACCGAGAAACCCTTGATTATCCAAGTAGTTATCAATTAAGGCTGCTACTTTCTCTTTCCCTTCGGAACTCCGGAAGTAAGTTTCTATACTCGCTTGAATATGAGCAGCCGCCTGATCTACTCCGCGATTTGTCCTTTCTCTTAACGATGGTGTTAACAACTCTTCTATCGTTTTCTCACGATATTCGTCCATGAGCGATTCATAGCGATGTTCCACCCACTGAGAAACATGACTTTGAATGGATGATGTTGTCACTTCAATATGAAATTTCTCAAGCACTTCATTTAACGTATCTTCTTTTTTTAACAACGTTTGAACTTCATCTTTCGCCCATGTGGTCATCTGTGCCTTAAAACTTGAATGAGTGAGCTTTCGACGGATGCCTTCTGGAGTTAATAGATGGTTGACAACCATTTTACCTAACTGTTGAGCTAATTCCTTTTGACGTTTAGGGATCAGTCCCGGGGTAAAAGGCAGACGATAGCTGCCAATATAAATGGATCGATATGGACGAAATAACATTTTTATAGCTAATGAATTCGTAAGCCCTCCAATTAAGGCCCCGATTCCGATCATCATTAAGATTAATAAAACAGGATTCATGTTCCAACCTCTTTCTACACATGGTGTACCAAGTATAATCCATATAAAAGCCAAGTGCCAACGGTAAAACCCCAAACAAAAAAAGGCCTCATGTAGACCTGGCCTCTAAGCTGGAATTAATTTAATCGCCCATAAATAGTGCCGAACCTAGTCGC
This window harbors:
- a CDS encoding YhzD family protein — encoded protein: MGDFFNGNLLFKQEYRRRMTKVNNEQLFIQGGTTMKTYYLTVFEKDGTNVLDENFQAENDDQAKKIGAEKLEEKGYSNHTHRCAAPEGHLVLFHR
- a CDS encoding YlbF family regulator translates to MANLYDYAYDLEKAIRNSEEFNGLKEAYEAVMNDEAAKKMFDDFRQTQITLQQKQMQGEEISEEEVEQARKVVELVQQHPQISKLMEEEQRLNTVINDISRIITKPLEELYGNPEEPQQ
- a CDS encoding enoyl-CoA hydratase, with translation MKHFIVEEKGNVVHLKIARGEKYNALNAELLAEFAEAAREVRRSEAQIVLLYGDGEGFCAGGDLSMMKEVSDRDTYDEVMDNIETIVKTFYSMQKIVISALHGPVVGLGLSIALSADYVIAEPDAKLSMNFIGIGLAPDGGGHFWLQERLGTHQAKHFAWEGQQMRAKEAYDHKLVDIVVNGPVQEEAARLAEEWSSRPLKSMIATKEMYHQHGMERLSHYLEKERENQWRLLQTADHREGVEAFLNKRKPEFQGK
- a CDS encoding DUF445 domain-containing protein, yielding MNPVLLILMMIGIGALIGGLTNSLAIKMLFRPYRSIYIGSYRLPFTPGLIPKRQKELAQQLGKMVVNHLLTPEGIRRKLTHSSFKAQMTTWAKDEVQTLLKKEDTLNEVLEKFHIEVTTSSIQSHVSQWVEHRYESLMDEYREKTIEELLTPSLRERTNRGVDQAAAHIQASIETYFRSSEGKEKVAALIDNYLDNQGFLGNMISSFMGPDGLTERIYPLILKYVSDREMKDWLETMLHTEKEKLLTKRVAWYEDQIGRETVGTKLGELVAQALPVDQWMAKTVEEWTSPYEEKILQTFVPAAVDQISDLLSAKVESMMTQLRLSEIVQEEVEAFQVERLEEMVLGICRREFKMITYLGALLGGMIGLLQAIIVLFFG